The genomic interval TGAATTAACCGGTGACTTCGACAAAGATAAAGCTGAAACATTAGTTAACGATATGGCATCCATTTCTGATGTAACTGGAAACCCATACATCGTACAAGTTTTCGGACAAACTGTTGAAGCACTTCCAAAATACATCGAATACATTGGTGAAATTTGTGATGCTCCTTTCCTTATAGATTCCACTTCCGGAGATGCAAGAGTTGCTGGTGCACAGTACGCTGACGAAGTTGGATTAACCGAAAGGGCAATTTATAACTCAATTAACATGGCAGCAGACAAATCTGAATTAGATGCTCTCGCTTCAACTGACATTTCTGCATCCATTATCTTAGGATTCAACCCAATGAATGCTACCGTTGAAGGTAAAATGAACATGTGGGAAAATGGAGACGATGGTGCTTACGAAAAAGGTTTGCTTGAAGTAGCAGCAGATTGTGGTATTGACAAATTTATGATGGATACTGCTGTAACTCCTTTAGGACAAGGTGCAGGTATTGCTGCTAGAACTTCCTTTGCAGAAAAAGCTAAATGGGGATATCCGGTTGGATCTGGTATTCACAACGTTCCTTCTGCATGGGACTGGTTAAGAGACTACAAAAAAGAAGGTAATAAAACTGCATTCACAGTTTGTGATATTGGTGCAAACATTGTGCAAGTAATGTGTGGAGGAGACTTCGTTCTCTTTGGACCTATTGAAAACGCAAAAATTGCATTCCCTGCAGTAGCACAAACTGATATGTTCATTTCCGAAGCTGCAAAGCCTTTAGGAACTGAACCTGTAGATTACCATCCAATGAACAAATTATTATAAACAATTTGTTATAAACTTATCAAAAGTTTACATTTTCAAAACCTCAACATCAATTTGTTCAAATATCATTAACCCTAATGATGGTATTTAACAAATCTAAACATTAATCCAAAATACCGAATTAGCACTGGACAATTAAACACATCCAGTGCTATTAAAAAAAATCTATTTTTATGAAATTATATTTTACAGAACAACACCAATTTTAACCCAAATTTTAAATAACTTCAATTAAATAACTATTAATAATTTTAATTTAAGAAAAAAGGTGAAATTATGCCGGAAACAGATTATTTAAAAATACCACAAAATAGAATAGGGGCATTAATTGGAAGCAATGGAGGAGTTAAAAAATCCATCGAAAAAGCGACTGGAACTATTTTAGACATAGATAGTGATGAGGGCACTGTTTACATCACCCCTGGTGAAAATATGGAGGATCCATTAGGAGTATGGAATGCGAATCATATTGTAAAAGCAGTAGCTCGTGGATTTAATCCCGAAGTTGCATTAAAATTAGTAAGTGACGATTATTATTTAGAAGTAATTAGCTTGCCATTATACATCGGAAAATCCAAAAAAGCCCTTGCAAGACATAAAGGTAGAATCATCGGAAAAGACGGGAAAACACGTGAAATAATCATGGAAATGGCTGAAGTGAATATGGCAATCTATGGTAAAACTGTTTCATTAATTGGGGAAATGGACAATATAATGGTTGCTAAAGAAGCTATTGAAATGATTTTAAAAGGTTCTAGACACAAATCAGTTTATGGATTCTTAGAACACAAAAAAGAAGATTTAAAAATGAAAGAATTCAAAGATCTTGTCGGAATTGAAGATGATAAAATAGAATTCAAGGATGGAATCGAATTTGATGAAAAAACATTGCAGTAACATTAACGGTTACTGCCATTTCTTTTTTTAAATTAAAGTATTACTTTAATGAAATTTCAATATAATAATTAGAGTAACAATAGAAAAATATTATATACTTTAATAAACATATATAGATAGTGTAGTGTAAATACTATATTTTCTACATGTTTTTAACTTATTATTTTATTACATATTTAGCAAGTTAGATAGGGTAATGTAAAATATTACTTTTCAAATGCTCTCTAACTTCATTTAAATATAAAACCTCACATAATAAAATAAAACATATGTAATTTTAGGAGGAAAATTTTTTGCAAGAGCAAGATGTTGGAACCGATTGGAGAAATGATTTTAAAAACTTGACTCCATCTGAGTTCTTTAGGAAAAACAAGCAAATGTTAGGATTTACTGGTAAGATTCGTTCATTAACCATTGTATTCCACGAATTGATTACAAACAGTTTCGATGCAGCTGAAGAAGCAGGAATTTTACCGGAAATCGATATTGAATTAAAAAGAGTTGAAAAAGAACATTATATACTCAAACTCAAAGATAATGGTCCGGGCATTCCTGAAGATTATGTAATGAGAGTGTATTGTAGTATGTTTGCAGGATCTAAATTCAGAAACATACAATCTAGAGGGCAGCAAGGATTAGGTTGTAGTGGTTGTGTGTTACTTTCACAAATGACCACAGGTAAGCCTGCTCGTGTAATTTCATGTTATAAAGAAAATGGAGACATCAAAGGAGTGAAAATGAAATTCCAAATGGATGTAAAAAACAACCGTGGAATTTTAATGGAAAGAGAAGATTATCCTGCAGAAAGCACAGGAGTATGTATCGAATTACAATTTAAAGAAGTTTCATATTCTCTTGCAGAACAAGGTGCATTTGAATACATCAGAAGAACCATGATTGGAAACCCACATGCTAAAATTACATTCAGAGATCCATCTGGACACAAATACATATTCAAAAGAGCGGCAGACATTGTTCCAATCCTTCCAAAAGAAGTATTACCTCATCCAAAGGGTGTAAGCGCTGACGACTTAATGACAATGGCACAAAATACAGACAGTAGAAGATATAAAAGCATGTTAACATCATCATTATCAAGAATGTCCAATAAAAGAGTGGATGAAATTTCTGAACTTACTGGAATCGACATGAACAAACGTCCAAAAGACCTTACATTCCCTGAAGCAGAAACTATTGTACATTGCTTTAAGAAAATGAAATTCATGGCACCTCCAACAGATGGACTTATACCTATTGGATCTGAACAAATCGAAAAAGGTATGAAACAAATTCTTAAACCTGAATTTGTAACAACAATTACCAGAAAACCTGTAACATATCAAGGCGGTGTTTCATTCATTATTGAAGCAGGACTTGCATATGGCGGAGACTCTGGAAGAGTCGTAAAAGAACAAAGAAAATCTGAAATTATGAGATTTGCAAACAGAGTTCCATTGACTTTTGATGCAGGAAGCTGTGCTATTACTGAAGCTCTTAAAAGTATTGATTGGAAACGTTACGGCCTTAAAGACTTAGATAATACTCCATTGACCTTGTTTGTAAATATCATTTCAACACAAGTACCGTATCTTTCAACTGGTAAACAAAGTGTATCTCCAGAACCTGAAATCGTTCACGAAATCAGACAATCCACTATGAAACTAGCCCGTAAACTTCAAAAACACCTTAGAGCTAAAAAAGCAGCTAAAGAAAAAGAGAAACGTTCAAAAGTATTCGAGGATTATATGCCTGTGATTATTGAAGAAGCTGCAAAACTTGGAGAAACCGGAGTTCCAGAATATCAGGAAGTTTTAGCAAAAGTTACTAAAAGGGCTCTTGCCGAATTACTTGGTGAAAAAGTTGAAGAAGAAGAGGAAGAAGAAGAACTTGACGCAATCATCATGGAAGAAGTTGATGAAAGAGGATATGCTGTTGATGGAAACAGTACACTAGATAGCTTCGAAGAAGATGATGTTGATGACGAATTTGAAGATTGAGTGATTTAGATGACTGAAATAAAAGAAAATCAAAAAGCCCATAGAGAGAAAAGGAAAGAATACACCTACAATAAATTAAAAGGATTAGGTCAAGAAATCATTGAAGATATTGAAAAACAAAAAGTTCCTTCAGTTAAAGTTCCTTCTAGAGGTACTGGAAACATTGTTTATGATAATGCTAAAAGATACTATGTGTTAGGGGACAGATACGGAAGAAGATCATTAGGTAATGTAAAGCAGATTAGAAAACTAGGTCAGATGGTTTATGTTGCTAATTTCTGTAAAGATTTAGTTGCTCGTGAAAAAACAGCTACAATCAGGGAAATGTATTATGTTTCAGAAGGTTGGGGAATAAGTTTTAAAACACAGCAAGAATCCAACATTGTTGGAGAGGATTTGGAAGTAACACTTGGAACCACACGTGAAGATTTAGGTTTAATGCCCGAAGAAGATGGTGCATCAGTATATGGAGACATTACACTATTAGATGATGGCGTTGAAATTAATGCTGCAAAAGCTGGAAAATCCGGTTATACAATTTCACCAACTATTGACCAAGTAGAATTCTTAGACTGTGGTGTTGAAAGAGTTATTGCAGTAGAAACCATGGGAATGTTCCACAGGATGGTTCAGGAAAATGCTAACAAAAGATTCAACACTTTAATTGTTGGACTTAAAGGACAAGCTGCACGTGCTACAAGAAGATTCATTAAAAGAGTTAATGAAGAAATTGGATTGCCTGTTTACATCTGTAACGACGGAGACCCTTGGGGATTCCACATTGCACAAGTAATTATTTCCGGAAGTGCAAAATTAGCTCATGTTAACCATGACTTAGCAACTCCTGACGCTAAATTTATGGGAGTAACCGCATCCGACATCATCAATTATGATTTACCTACTGATAAACTCAAAGATGTTGATGTAATGAGACTCAAAGAGCTTTCTAAAGACCCTAGATATAAAAGCGATTTCTGGCAAACTGAAATCAAAAAAATGCTTAAAATTGGTAAAAAAGCAGAACAGCAATCCTTCTCCAAATATGGTCTTGAGTATGTAGTGGATACATACTTCCCGCAAAAACTTGAAGAATTGGAAAATTAAATAAACAAATTTTCCTCTACTTTTTTTATTTTTTCCAGATATTTCTTAAGAAAATGTTTATATATCAAAAGATCCATATACCCTAATAGGTATAGGTAGTGTTATTATGAAACAATGCATGGATACAGAAAATTTACACAGAAGACTTAAAAAAATCATAGGGCAGTTAAATGCAATTGATCGTATGATTGAAGAAGATATTCCCTGTGAACAAATATTAATGCAGGTGAATGCATCAAAATCAGCACTACATAAAGTTGGACACATTATCGTTGAAGGACATTTAGAACATTGTGTTAAACAAGCTATGGAAGAAGATGATGTAGATGAAGCTTTAGTGGACATTTCATCAATTTTAGAATATTACTCTAGACTTTAATTTTTTTTAAAATAATTTTATACCCTAAGGGGTATATCTATGTATTGGGAGGTTATAAAATATGAATCTAAAATTTAAAAATGAAGAAAAACTTGAAATCATATTTATAATAGTATCATCAATCAGTTTAGTTTTAGGATTTTTATTATCTATTGACTATCTTTCTTGGATTTCAATAATAATATGTGGGATTCCAATATTCAAGGAATGTATTGAAGGATTAATCACAGAATTTGATATTAAAGCGGATTTACTCGTGTCAATAGCAATCATTGCATCCATTATTATCGGTGAAATATTTGCTGCAGGGGAAATTGCAACAATAATGGCAATTGGAGGATTTTTAGAAGAATATACCGTAGCAAAAGCACAAAATCAAATCAAAGAACTCGCTAAAATGACTCCCAAAACAGCAACAAGAATAAAAAATGGAACAGAAGAAAAGGTACCTATTGAAGAAGTTAAAATTGGAGATATTTTAAAAATACTTCCCGGTGAAAGCATACCAAATGATGGAATTATAATCAATGGAGAAACATCAATTAATCAAGCTACTCTTACAGGAGAATCAATACCGGTAGATAAAACAAGAAATGACGAAGTATATAGTGGAACTATTAACCTTTACGGATCATTTACAATGAAAACAACAAAAATAAGTGAAGATAGTTCCCTTCAAAAATTAATTAAACTTGTTGAATCATCAAAACCAGAAAATGCCAATATTGTTAGAGCAGCTGATAAATGGGCAACAATGATTGTTGTAATAGCATTTACAGCCGCAATATTAACATATTTATTTACATTTGAAATAACAAGATCAGTTACAATACTCGTAGTATTCTGTCCTTGTGCATTAGTTCTTGCAACTCCAACAGCACTAATGGCAGCAGTAAGTAATTTAACTAAATATGGAATCCTAGTAAAAAATGGAGAATCTTTAGAAGAATTAGCCCATATTGATGAAGTAATTTTTGATAAAACCGGAACATTAACTTACGGCAATCCAACTGTAATAAGAGTTATCTCCGAAAATCCACAAGAAATGATGTATCTTGCAGCATCACTTGAATCTAAATCTGAACATCCTCTAGCAAAAGCTATTGTTAAATATTATAATAACAACGATTTAGCAGCTGTTAATGAATTCAAAATACATATAGGTAAAGGAATTACTGGATATATAAATGGAGTGCAAATAATAGCTGGAAATAAAAAATTCTTAGAATCTAAAAATATACCTCTAGGTTCCAATGAAAATAGCAGTAATGGAGAAATAGAAATTTTTGTTGCAAAAGGAAATAAAATAATAGGAAAAATATTCCTTGCAGATACCATACGCAGTAATGCTAAAGCAACAATTAAAAATCTAAAAAAATTAAGAATTAAAACAACATTGCTTACAGGAGATAATGAAAATACTGCAAAATCAATTGCAAATCAAGTTAGAATACATAATATTAAATTTAATTGCTTACCTGAAGATAAAATCCAATACATTAAAGACGAGCAAATAAGAAACCATAGAGTTGCAATGATTGGAGATGGGATAAATGATGCTCCATCACTAAGAAAATCCAATGTTGGAATATCAATGGGAAATATTGGAAGCGATCTTTCGATTGAATCATCAAATATCACTTTAATCAAAGACAACATAGAAAATATTCCTCATTTAATTGAGGTATCGAAAAAAACAATAAAAACGATCAACATAAGCATCGGATTTGCATTAACACTGAATATAATTGCAATGGCACTAGCTATTTTAGGAATATTGAATCCAATTGAAGGAGCATTAATACACAACATCGGATCAGTGATTGTAATTATTTACTCTTCAATATTGGTTAACTACAAAAGTTCAAAAATAGATTATAGAACCCAACAGTTCGATGTAAACAAAGCTTTAAATATAACAATGTTCTAACTAACTTTATAAAACATAAGGTGATATATTATGGCTGAAAAAGAAATTAAAGTAGTGGGTATGCACTGTTCTTCCTGTGTAAATGCTGTTGAATTATGTTTAAAAGATGTTGATGGAATTGATGATGCTAAAGCAGACCTTGATTCTGGAATTACAACCTTAACATTATCTGGCAATGTAAGTGATGAAGACATTAATGAAGCTGTAAAAGAAGCAGGATTTGAAGTTGAATAAATCCTCTTCAACTTATTTTTTAAAATAACAATAAAACTTAAACTTATTTTATAAATCAATTCTTAAATATCTACTTTAAATAGCTAAATAACTAATCAAAGCACTTATTTTATTATTTAAAATCATCTGCTCTTCAGTGGCATTCATCAAATTTACTTAATATGCCCAACATTACTCTCAACAATCACTTAAGATAACTTTAATATCATATCATTATTATTGAATAAAATTATCAAATTATAAATAATTTAAAAAATAAAATTAAAACCATATAATAAATTATTATATTAATAAAAAAGGGATTAAAATGAAAACTGTTGCAATTAATGGTTATGGAACCATCGGTAAAAGAGTGGCTGATGCGGTAGCTGCTCAAGATGACATGAAAGTTATTGGTGTAAGTAAAACTAGACCAAACTATGAAGCAAGAACTGCAGTTGAAGAAAAAGGCTATCCTTTATACATTGGAATTCCAGAAAGAGAACAAATGTTTAAAGATGCTGAAATTGAAATATCCGGTACTGTTGAAGATATGATTCAGGAAGCAGATATAGTCGTTGACTGTACTCCCGGAACTATCGGACCACAGAATCTTGAAATGTATAAAAAGGCAGGAGTTAAAGCGATTTATCAAGGAGGAGAAGACCATGATTTAACTGGTCTTTCATTTAATGCCATGTCTAATTATGATGAATCATATGGTGCAGATTACACAAGAGTCGTATCCTGTAACACTACTGGATTAACCCGTACATTATCTACAATTGATCCAATTGCAAATATTAAAAAAGTTAGAGCAGTAATGGTAAGAAGAGGATCTGACCCATCTGAGATTAAAAAAGGCCCGATCAATGCAATTGTACCAAATCCTCCAAAAGTACCTTCTCACCACGGCCCCGATGTAAAAACTGTTATGAAAGATATTGATGTGACAACAATGGCATTACTCGTGCCTACCACATTAATGCACCAGCACAACATCATGGTGGAAATTAATAACGAAGTGGAAACTGAAGACATTGTTGAATCATTAGAAAAACGTTCTAGAGTAATGGTTGTTTCTGCAGAAGATGGTTTAGGATCTACTGCAGAACTAATGGAATACGCTAAAGAACTTGGAAGAAACAGAAATGATTTATATGAAATCCCAGTTTGGAGAGAATCAATAAATGTTGTAGGAAATGAATTATTCTATATGCAAGCAGTTCATCAAGAATCTGATGTTGTTCCAGAAAATATTGATGCTATTCGTGCACTTTTAGAAATGGAAAGTGACAACGAAAAATCCATTGCAAAAACTAACAAAGCTATGGGAATATTATAAATTCCCTCTTTTACTATTTTTAACGATTCAAATGAAACAAAAAGTGATTTTTGGACCTGCAGGAAGCCCCGTTGATTATAAAGGTGCAGCATATAAAGCTCCAAAATATATTTCAGAAGAAGGTCTTGACTCTTATGAATACCAATCACCTTATGGAGTAAGAATTGGAGAATCATCTGCAAGTACATTAAAAGAAGAATCTGAAAAACATGATGTTTTAATTTCAATGCATGCCCCATATTATATTAATCTATGTGCAAAAGAAGAATCAAAACTTGATAAAAGCATTGACCATTTAATAGCTGCCGCACGTGCAGGTGAATGGATGGGCGCCTATAGATTAGTATTCCACCCTGGCGCTTATTTAAATAGAAAACCTGAAAAAGCAATGGAAATATCACGAAATACCATCAATAGATTATTTGAAGAACTTGAATCTGAAGGAATTGAAGAGTTTACATTTGCACCAGAAACAACAGGTAAAAGAACACAACTTGGAAATATAAGGGAAGTTGTTGAATTATGTGCTAGCTTTGACCATTTTGAACCAACAATCGATTTTGCACATATTCATGCAAGAGGCAGAGGTTTTTTGAACAAAAAAGAAGATTATAATTGTATTTTTTCAACAATTGAAAACCAATTAAATATTGATATCCTACATTGTCATTTTACAACCATTGAATACGGCAAAGGTGGGGAGATAAAACATCATACATTAGATGAAAATGATTACGGGCCAAACATAGACGATTTACTCTCCAATTTAATTGATAATGGCTGGAATGCAAATATCATATGTGAAACTCCACTTAGAGATATTGATTCACTTAAAATGAAAAAAAAATATGAAGAAATGATTTAATAATCTTTTACAGAATCTATTAAATCATCCATATCCTCAAAAAGATTATTTATATCCCCTGTATCTTGCTTATTAGAACTTAAATGAATAACCATTTCATCAATTAAATCATTCATCTTATCAACAAATGTTTGTAATGTTCTGATTTTATTGTCAATTTCATGCTCAATAAAATCTTTAGTTCCATCATATACTTCAATCATCCTTTTTGCAACATCCAATTGATTATTAAATAACCCATTAGATTTATTGATGGAAGATAAAAATTTATTATAAGACATGTGGGCAGGATCGAAGAGTTTATTGACTAATTCCTTTGCCCTTTCTTGTTTAGCATCATATTCCTGCTCAATATCATATAATAAGTCATAATATCTGGAAACAATCTCATAAGTTGGTTCAGCATGAACAACTTCTTTTCCACATTTAGTGCAAAAGTGTTGACCGAAATCTAGTTTAGCCCCACAATAAATACAAAAATGATTATGATTATCGTTAATAGTCATACACTTATTATTTTAACATTACCTTTTAATAAATACTATGCTTTTTTCAATTTTAAAATAACAATTTCTGAATCAGTTCCCCATCTCATTGGAGTATCCATTGAACCTACACCAGTTGTAACATGCAAATATTTTCCTAAATTATTTTTAAATAATCCCTTATTATATTTGAATAATATATTTGCAAACCAAATAGCTGGATAAAATTGTCCGCCATGTGTATGGCCTGAAAGTTGAATATCAAATCCTAACTTAGAAAATTCATCCCAATAATAAGGAACATGATAATTTATAATATTGATTAAATTCGGATTTATCCAACTTTCATCAATTTTTGGAACACACCTATCTTCAAAACTAAATGTTAAACCAAAAATACTTAAATCACCAAATTCCTTTTTTTCATTATCTAAAACAATAATTCCAGCGTTTTTACAAGCATTTATAACATTATCAATACCTGGATAGAAATCATGATTTCCAGGAGTGAAAATTATTGGCATATCAACATCTTTAAATGCCAAGAAATCATCAGTTCCAACAGCAGAAGAACCATCTGCTAAATCACCAGAAATAATAGCTAACTCACATGTATCTTCAAGTTCTTTTAACTTATTGACCAATAAATTGATAATTTTTTTATGACGTACAGATCCAAAATGAACATCAGATAAATGAACAATATTAATATCTCTTGATAAATTATTTAATTCCAATATTTTCTCATTAATAACTAATTTATGAGATTTATAAAAATTATAAATACCTAAAAACGGCACAATCAAAACCAAATCAACTATTATCTCAAAAGGCAATATTACAAACATCTTAATTAAATAAATAAACATGAGATCAAATAAAAACATTAGCGACATCCACATCCATACACCTCCAATTGTTGTCAGAAATCGCCCTGCAACAGTTGATTTTTTAGATTCAAAAAACATTGGCATACAATGCAATAACCCAACGATTATTGCAATAATAATTAGATAGCCATCATCAAGCCCACCAAACAGCAATAATAAATATTTTAGTAAAAAGAACTGAAATATCATATAAAAAGGAGTCATGATTAATATTCTTCTAGTTCTAAAACTCATAATTTAAACACCTAAATGTATTATATCCCATCAAATATTTAAATAATTAAAACAAATGTTAGACATATAAAAAATACAGGAGGTGGGTGATTTGAAAAATGATAACAAAAAAGCAGAAATTAAGACAACTAATCAAAAACAAAAATTGAAAAAAGCTGAAAGTAAAGAATGTGCTGAATGTGTCATTTTAAAACCTGTTGGATATCCATTTGAATTTAATTTAATGGATGAACATATTGAAATTACCAACAAAAAGCTATTTGAAGAATATGCTCGTGAACAATGGTTAGGATTAGTTGTAAAAGAAAACTCACATTTATTTGATCAAAAGATAATTCCTGATTATGGTTTTGAAGTCATAAAAGCAAAGCCTAATAACTCAATAATCTCTGAAACAACTAGAATCCAACTAATTACCAGCGATTTAGAAAATAAAAATGACAAACTTACATTTAAATCAAACATATCTATTTCGGATATTGTTGGACAAACAAATGCTAAAAATAAAGTTAAAGTTATAATGAAATATTTAGAACATCCTGGAAAATTTGGACCCTGGGCACCTAAAAACATACTGTTTTACGGACTTCCAGGTACCGGTAAAACCATGCTCGTTAAAGCTCTTGCTAACGAACTTGAAGTTCCTTTGTATTTAATTAAAGCAACATCATTAATTGGAGATCATGTTGGTGATGGTGCATCTAAAATCCATGATTTATTCAAAAAAGCTAGTGAAAATTCACCATCCATAATTTTTATAGATGAAATGGATGCAGTTGCTCTTCATAGATCATTTCAATCCTTAAGAGGAGATGTTTCAGAAATTGTAAACTCTTTTTTAACTGAAATGGATGGAATAAGTGAAAACGAACATGTAATAACCATTGGTGCCACTAATAGCCCTAATAGTTTAGATTATGCTATTAGAAGTAGATTTGAAGAAGAAATTGAATTTAAATTACCTGACGATGAAGAAAGATTAACAATTCTGAAAAATAACTTAAAAAGCATGCCATTAGATTATGAACTTGATTTGGAAAAAATTGTTAAACTTACTAAAGGATTATCTGGAAGAGACATAAAAGAAAAAATATTAAAAACAGCTCTTCATAATGCAATCGCTAATGATTCCGACTCAATCACAATGAAAAATATTGATTACTCAATTGAATCTAGTAAAATTAAAAATAAAGATATTAAAGGAATGTTTGAGTAATATACACATCCCAATTTAATTAAAAATATATTCACAAGCTGCAAGTATATCCTCATTTTCATCTTTAGCAGCTTTTTTAACTTTTTTGGAAATATCA from Methanobrevibacter gottschalkii DSM 11977 carries:
- a CDS encoding zinc ribbon domain-containing protein; this encodes MTINDNHNHFCIYCGAKLDFGQHFCTKCGKEVVHAEPTYEIVSRYYDLLYDIEQEYDAKQERAKELVNKLFDPAHMSYNKFLSSINKSNGLFNNQLDVAKRMIEVYDGTKDFIEHEIDNKIRTLQTFVDKMNDLIDEMVIHLSSNKQDTGDINNLFEDMDDLIDSVKDY
- a CDS encoding metallophosphoesterase; amino-acid sequence: MSFRTRRILIMTPFYMIFQFFLLKYLLLLFGGLDDGYLIIIAIIVGLLHCMPMFFESKKSTVAGRFLTTIGGVWMWMSLMFLFDLMFIYLIKMFVILPFEIIVDLVLIVPFLGIYNFYKSHKLVINEKILELNNLSRDINIVHLSDVHFGSVRHKKIINLLVNKLKELEDTCELAIISGDLADGSSAVGTDDFLAFKDVDMPIIFTPGNHDFYPGIDNVINACKNAGIIVLDNEKKEFGDLSIFGLTFSFEDRCVPKIDESWINPNLINIINYHVPYYWDEFSKLGFDIQLSGHTHGGQFYPAIWFANILFKYNKGLFKNNLGKYLHVTTGVGSMDTPMRWGTDSEIVILKLKKA
- a CDS encoding AAA family ATPase, with the protein product MKNDNKKAEIKTTNQKQKLKKAESKECAECVILKPVGYPFEFNLMDEHIEITNKKLFEEYAREQWLGLVVKENSHLFDQKIIPDYGFEVIKAKPNNSIISETTRIQLITSDLENKNDKLTFKSNISISDIVGQTNAKNKVKVIMKYLEHPGKFGPWAPKNILFYGLPGTGKTMLVKALANELEVPLYLIKATSLIGDHVGDGASKIHDLFKKASENSPSIIFIDEMDAVALHRSFQSLRGDVSEIVNSFLTEMDGISENEHVITIGATNSPNSLDYAIRSRFEEEIEFKLPDDEERLTILKNNLKSMPLDYELDLEKIVKLTKGLSGRDIKEKILKTALHNAIANDSDSITMKNIDYSIESSKIKNKDIKGMFE